A single genomic interval of Electrophorus electricus isolate fEleEle1 chromosome 4, fEleEle1.pri, whole genome shotgun sequence harbors:
- the LOC113588925 gene encoding LOW QUALITY PROTEIN: interferon-induced very large GTPase 1-like (The sequence of the model RefSeq protein was modified relative to this genomic sequence to represent the inferred CDS: inserted 2 bases in 1 codon; deleted 2 bases in 2 codons; substituted 1 base at 1 genomic stop codon), with protein MDDQVPNLTIVLCSSAVDFGDQNILLGQEQPPLEKADFPLIAPKPRMVSGCNVSVIKILGLQEAELYLDIVDKIIAHNKKCGDRCHTCSKSMNNQSEMRTLLEKIDHLVSENKQCCYTAEMYKTALSLRQDMQDIQSQQYDRRDQYEGVEQLFKRLHLLENLNHKMKPTDILQITKQPLECQEPGRHLVQTFLQKLMMMDYRARYFTADDETNGHSIDDIQLDTENEDYNSLSDFFETNSTTPDDVNKEHLIHPMDIQMAVFHCSDSFLKQHIVTKLSQCQYALPLLVPNPFTREIEFPLWAFRHIKKSWKTTDTSGKKTTLDKPIYDAETPMLAFFRLGSVSLSKSHLMNSLINERHNTFFDRHCPGSSRNCLLMDGLVEIAWYLPSGTNNDIFNDCVAFCNLRGDAKTNKEQLEILVGKSSANIVFLEEQEDTTNNSILLKLIKSETPLVCLVSKQSGANSQRNLKFKICLENRNQHQIITDLKRIIKTCLKSASTVSFRLENVAKSNAIRVDENAQEFQEGREAALQIMTLLDGKDLSQMKEKYVPCQGKLWHDWSQKNKELHRLQGVNLEKQKCRKHTEMKQIRQQXHKNGLAEFMEFFIHTLTSTTENKKNFFLKLLGILLDNCTADNLLHLPHACDEKSSVDSDLRKQDKSKKINECKIKQINATAFGLEHILREIGQIYESSMFIQTSQNDKEIDDFSFLPKLVAKIMLSGYPLELMDGDAAHVPLMWISAVLDELIKIMGDQRVFVLSVLGIQSSGKSTMLNVMFGLQFAVSAGRCTRGAFMQLVKVSEEMKEELKFDCILVVDTEGLRSIEHAETSTRHHDNKLATFVIGLGNMTLVNIFGENPAEMQDILQIVVQALLRMKKVRLNPSCMFVHQNVGDISAGEKNMEGRRCLQEKLDEMTKLAAKEEDSEAKCFSDVITFSVQEDVMYFAQLWEGSPPMAPPNPYYSGNIQELKGNILSKMSASYVWKLSQFKSHISNLWNAILNENFVFSFRNTLEVAAYRKLEHEYSKCTWSLRSTMLAIENKLHNRVINNFSLKVEEKDIVEEIKETKTGVEKSIKNIFDEDQDKEILIQWQERFEKKIEGLHYDLVKETKRRLDEVTQLKLAREKVDCEKSNNENELFKLSKELAYSMKNKGMDEDDLKKEFENVWSNWVMKLTQNTPSLGDIDFWTDVTRAISETYELHFVCERQNQAVYKNIDTIGYYTDYIILSKNQEICQENPQSTVKHIQEDEIKITVNVHDYTVKCDMYGPSEENCRTSTLREVNSSLSLLTERIIKEAKQEIQRKPIVERGYNHIYIPEIIASIKNKVKEHESKIYKYKLKREFTVDLCLYVCTFAVDQFAGLYKKFKEDNDVREYLKRQQSQYFNIFKNYCRGATSTAVFGEFIVEKLEPSILQAAYDQTAIDLTEKMKCEVPAFSGNRSNLEKHILTSLAEEENFENYIEYIHKPKEHFNGFITKEVNNYIFKENCPEALKTIKTNIKSKGKCVIDAVNETTKEVKNNDGDINIWLQYLSRKLKDEVQFKEKSCINQNEITDLDFLQNVVNKGLTSSMLKLCNSIICSSDLRLEMFRKKPDQILIEHLCRCCWVQCPFCNAICTNTMEDHAGDHMVNFHRNCRTNGXARWNITPDNSEMPYWKWFVCRFQEDLEKHYKKQFKGPGEIPDEWKTCTKDEAIRSLNVL; from the exons ATGACAGACGAGATCAGTATGAAGGAGTTGAGCAGCTCTTTAAAAGACTTCATCTACTGGAAAATCTAAATCACAAAATGAAACCCACAGATATTCTTCAAATAACTAAACAGCCATTAGAATGCCAAGAGCCTGGTAGACATTTAGTTCAAACCTTCCTACAGAAGCTCATGATGATGGACTACAGAGCAAGATACTTTACTGCAGATGATGAAACCAATGGACATTCAATAGATGACATTCAACTAGATACTGAGAATGAAGACTATAACAGcctttcagatttttttgaGACAAATTCAACAACTCCTGATGATGTAAACAAAGAACATCTTATTCATCCCATGGATATCCAGATGGCAGTTTTCCACTGCTCAGATAGTTTCCTAAAGCAGCACATAGTGACTAAACTGTCCCAGTGTCAGTATGCTCTGCCTTTACTAGTGCCTAATCCCTTCACCAGAGAGATTGAGTTTCCTCTTTGGGCATTTAGACACATCAAGAAGAGTTGGAAGACCACTGACACCTCTGGTAAAAAGACCACTTTAGATAAACCAATTTATGATGCTGAAACTCCAATGTTGGCATTTTTCAGGCTTGGCTCTGTGTCCCTATCCAAGTCTCATCTGATGAACAGCCTGATCAATGAAAGACACAACACCTTCTTTGACAGACACTGCCCAGGCAGCAGCAGAAACTGTTTACTGATGGATGGACTGGTGGAGATTGCCTGGTACCTCCCATCTGGAACAAACAACGATATTTTCAATGATTGTGTAGCATTCTGTAATCTCCGTGGTGATGCAAAAACTAATAAGGAACAACTGGAGATTCTGGTTGGAAAGTCATCTGCGAATATTGTATTTTTAGAAGAACAAGAAGACACTACAAATAATTCAATATTGCTTAAACTAATTAAAAGTGAAACACCATTAGTTTGCTTAGTATCTAAGCAATCAGGTGCTAATTCACAGAGAAACCTGAAATTCAAAATTTGTCTTGAAAACAGAAATCAGCATCAAATAATAACTGATCTCAAAAGAATAATCAAAACTTGTCTAAAATCAGCCTCAACTGTTTCTTTTAGACTTGAAAATGTGGCCAAAAGCAATGCGATCAGAGTAGATGAGAATGCTCAGGAATTCCAGGAAGGCAGAGAAGCAGCTTTGCAGATAATGACGCTGCTGGATGGAAAGGACCTGTCTCAAATGAAGGAGAAATATGTGCCCTGTCAGGGGAAACTGTGGCATGACTGGTCCCAGAAAAACAAGGAACTACACAGACTTCAAGGGGTCAATTTAGAAAAGCAAAAGTGTAGAAAacacactgaaatgaaacagaTTCGTCAGCAATAGCATAAGAATGGGCTCGCAGAATTTATGGAGTTCTTCATTCACACACTGACTTCAACCACAGAGAATAAGAAAAACTTTTTCCTGAAATTGCTTGGGATCCTGCTGGACAACTGCACTGCAGATAATCTACTTCATCTTCCTCATGCATGTGATGAAAAATCCTCAGTGGATTCAGACCTTAGAAAACAGGATaaatccaaaaaaataaatgaatgcaaaatcaaacaaattaatGCTACAGCGTTTGGTTTGGAACACATACTCAGGGAGATAGGTCAGATATATGAGTCATCAATGTTTATACAAACCAGCCAAAATGACAAGGAAATAGATGACTTCTCATTTCTCCCCAAGCTTGTAGCAAAGATCATGTTGTCAGGATATCCACTGGAGTTGATGGATGGTGATGCTGCTCATGTTCCTCTGATGTGGATTTCAGCAGTTCTAGATGAACTTATCAAGATCATGGGAGACCAGAGAGTCTTTGTGCTGTCAGTCTTGGGGATCCAGAGTTCTGGGAAATCCACCATGCTGAATGTCATGTTTGGACTCCAGTTTGCAGTCAGTGCAGGTAGGTGCACCAGAGGAGCCTTCATGCAGCTGGTCAAAGTGTCAGAGGAGATGAAGGAAGAACTGAAGTTTGACTGCATTCTAGTTGTTGATACTGAAGGGCTTCGATCAATTGAGCATGCAGAGACATCTACAAGGCATCATGACAATAAACTTGCCACATTTGTCATAGGTCTTGGAAATATGACTTTGGTCAACATTTTTGGAGAGAACCCTGCTGAGATGCAGGACATCCTTCAGATTGTTGTTCAGGCCTTGCTAAGGATGAAGAAAGTCAGACTGAACCCCagctgcatgtttgtgcatcagAATGTTGGTGATATTTCAGCTGGTGAGAAAAACATGGAAGGAAGGAGATGCTTGCAGGAGAAACTGGATGAAATGACAAAACTGGCTGCCAAAGAAGAAGACAGTGAAGCTAAGTGtttcagtgatgtcatcacaTTCAGTGTACAAGAGGATGTGATGTATTTTGCACAGCTGTGGGAGGGTAGCCCCCCCATGGCACCACCAAACCCATACTACAGTGGAAACATTCAAGAGCTAAAGGGAAACATTCTCTCAAAAATGTCAGCATCTTATGTTTGGAAACTGTCACAATTCAAATCCCATATTAGCAATCTATGGAATGCTATTCTGAATGAAAATTTTGTGTTTAGCTTCAGAAATACTCTAGAGGTGGCAGCGTACAGGAAATTGGAGCATGAGTACAGTAAATGTACTTGGAGTCTAAGGAGTACCATGTTGGCAATTGAGAACAAACTACATAACAGGGTCAttaataatttttctttaaagGTTGAGGAAAAAGATATAGTGGAGGAAAtaaaagagacaaagacaggTGTGGAAAAGTCAATCAAGAATATCTTTGATGAAGACCAAGATAAAGAAATTTTGATCCAGTGGCAAGAaagatttgag aaaaaaattgaaggTCTTCATTATGACCTtgtgaaagaaacaaagagaaggCTGGATGAAGTTACTCAGTTGAAATTAGCAAGAGAAAAGGTAGACTGTGAAAAGTCAAATAATGAGAATGAGCTTTTTAAATTGAGCAAAGAGCTTGCATATAGTATGAAAAATAAAGGAATGGATGAAGATGACCTGAAGAAAGAATTTGAAAATGTGTGGTCCAACTGGGTCATGAagctcacacaaaacacaccatcCCTTGGAGACATTGATTTCTGGACTGATGTCACACGGGCAATTTCAGAAACCTATGAACTACATTTTGTTTGTGAGCGACAAAATCAGGCTGTGTATAAAAACATTGACACCATAGGATATTATACAGACTACATTATTCTTAGCAAAAACCAAGAGATTTGTCAAGAAAATCCACAATCAACAGTGAAACATATACAGGAAGATGAAATTAAGATTACTGTCAATGTTCATGATTATACAGTCAAATGTGACATGTATGGTCCATCAGAAGAGAACTGCAGAACGAGTACCTTAAGAGAAGTTAACAGCTCATTAAGCCTTCTAACTGAACGCATTATCAAAGAAGCTAAACAAGAGATTCAGAGGAAACCCATTGTAGAACGTGGATACAATCACATCTACATTCCAGAAATAATTGCctctattaaaaataaagtaaaagagCATGAATCTAAGATCTATAAATATAAACTCAAAAGGGAATTCACAGTAGATCTATGCCTCTATGTGTGTACCTTTGCTGTTGACCAATTTGCTGGCCTATACAAGAAATTCAAGGAAGACAATGATGTAAGAGAGTATTTGAAGAGGCAGCAGTCTCAGTACTTCAACATCTTCAAGAACTACTGCAGAGGTGCAACCTCTACAGCTGTGTTTGGTGAGTTCATTGTGGAGAAACTTGAGCCTTCCATCCTGCAGGCAGCATATGATCAAACTGCCATTGATCTgactgagaaaatgaaatgtgaagTTCCAGCCTTTAGTGGAAACCGGTCGAACCTAGAAAAACACATTCTGACATCACTAGCTGAAGAGGAGAATTTTGAGAATTATATAGAATACATTCACAAACCCAAAGAGCATTTTAATGGCTTCATTACAAAGGAGGTAAACaactacatttttaaagaaaattgtcCAGAAGCTCTGAAAACTATCAAAACTAACATCAAATCTAAGGGAAAGTGTGTTATAGATGCTGTGAATGAAACAACAAAGGAAGTCAAAAACAATGATGGCGATATCAACATTTGGCTGCAGTATTTATCCAGAAAACTAAAAGATGAAGTtcaatttaaagaaaaatcttGTATCAATCAGAATGAAATTACAGACCTTGACTTTCTtcaaaatgttgtaaataaaGGTCTAACTAGCAGCATGTTAAAACTATGCAATAGCATTATATGCAGTTCTGACCTCAGACTGGAAATGTTCAGGAAAAAACCTGATCAGATTCTAATAGAGCATCTGTGCCGATGCTGCTGGGTGCAGTGTCCATTCTGTAATGCTATCTGCACCAACACAATGGAGGACCACGCTGGAGATCACATGGTCAATTTCCATCGCAACTGTAGAACCAATGG TGCCAGATGGAACATCACTCCTGATAACTCTGAGATGCCATACTGGAAGTGGTTTGTTTGCAGGTTTCAGGAAGACCTGGAAAAGCATTACAAGAAACAGTTCAAGGGCCCTGGGGAGATTCCAGATGAATGGAAGACCTGTACTAAAGATGAAGCTATTAGAAGCTTAAATGTGTTGTAG